The Proteiniborus ethanoligenes DNA window TTGTCTGGTGACAATACTGAATATATAGATATTGTAAAAATATGCGAAGCTATAGGCGTAAAAAACATATCAGTAATTAATCCATTAGACTTGAAAGAATCAGAAGAAGCTGTAAGTAAAGCTATGAATACAAAAGAACCTATGGTCATAATAGCTAAGTGGCCATGCGTTTTGAAAAAATCACCTAAAGAAGAAGTAGAGGAATTTGGATTAGATAAGAGGATTAAGTGCACTGTAGATAGAGAAAAGTGTAGAAAGTGTAAGATGTGTTTAAAGGCTGGATGTCCAGCTATCTCATTTGACCCTAGTATTGGCTCCATTATTGACGAATCTATGTGTGTTGGCTGTGATGTATGCTTACAGATATGTCCATTTAAAGCAATAGTAAAGGCGGGTGAGTAATATGGCAGAGGTAAAAAACATATTGTTTGTAGGGGTAGGAGGGCAAGGGATCATACTTGCTAGTAAAATATTATCCAGAGGACTTATAGATGCCGGATATGATGTAAAAATGTCTGAAGTTCATGGGATGGCACAACGAGGAGGAAGTGTAACCACTCAAATCAGATATGGACAAAAGGTATATTCGCCTATCATTGGAGTTGGGCAGGCTGATGTAATAGTTTCTTTCGAAAAGATGGAAGCCATGAGATGGATAGAATATCTAAAACCAAAAGGTAAGTTAGTTGTTAATGATTATATGATACCACCTGCACCAGTATTATCTGGGAAAGTAGAGTATCCTAAGGAAATCATAGAAGATTTACAGAGCAAAGTTAACACAATAAGTATAAAAGCTGCAGAAGAAGCCAAAAAACTAGGAAATATTAAGACTTTGAATATTATAATGTTGGGAGCACTTATTAAAGCTATGGGTATTGATGAAATAGATTGGGAAAAGGTTATAGGGGAAGAAGTCAAAGATATATATGTAGATATAAATATCAAAGCATTTAATGTAGGGAAAATGCTAGTTGATTGATAGAATATATAGAGCTAATGGATATCCATTAGCTCTATTAAGTAATTTGAGAGATATATTTTAAAAAGCTATTGACTTAATGAATTAAATTTGGTATATTTAAAAAGTCGTCACCAAGCGACAAAAAGCATTAAAAAAGATTTTCAAAAAACTTTTCAAAAACATGTTGACACGAAAGAATAAAAATGTTAACATAAGAAAGTCGCCTCTTGAGAGATGGCGAGAAGAAAGCCCTTCGGGGAGCTAATAAAGTTGGTCCTAAGGGACACAAAGAACTAAAGCCCTTCGGGGAGCTAATAAAGTTGGTCCTAAGGGACACAAAGAACTAAAGCCCTTCGGGGAGATAATAAAGTTGGTCTTTGAAAATTGAACAGTGAGAAGCCAGTAAAAAGGTTTACAGTCGAAAGACACAAAAACCAAACAATTTTAATGAGTAGGAAAACTTTAATTTGAGAGTTTGATCCTGGCTCAGGATGAACGCTGGCGGCGTGCTTAACACATGCAAGTCGAACGAGTTACATTAGAGGAAGTTTTCGGATGGAATCTAATGTAGCTAGTGGCGGACGGGTGAGTAACGCGTGGGAAACCTGCC harbors:
- a CDS encoding indolepyruvate oxidoreductase subunit beta, yielding MAEVKNILFVGVGGQGIILASKILSRGLIDAGYDVKMSEVHGMAQRGGSVTTQIRYGQKVYSPIIGVGQADVIVSFEKMEAMRWIEYLKPKGKLVVNDYMIPPAPVLSGKVEYPKEIIEDLQSKVNTISIKAAEEAKKLGNIKTLNIIMLGALIKAMGIDEIDWEKVIGEEVKDIYVDINIKAFNVGKMLVD